Proteins from a single region of Leptospira brenneri:
- a CDS encoding alpha-2-macroglobulin family protein produces MFVRFRYPVLLLLSLFLVRSDFTQSQPASIEFFTPNGFVKQPKQVTVRFTKPMVALGDIRPKVDIFQIQCPLTGTSRFLDSTTWVYEFEKEVPGGVECSFQLKSGTKTLSGETVQGESLFSFHTGGPSVEYSSPYNGSLITEDQIFILHLDAKPDLASFQKYVYFRSEELGNRIPIVLVTGSERKSILRATESRDSEETILLKSKQTFLPERQIQLVLGKGTKSVWGGEIREDEVIPFTVRPVFSARFSCERVNAKADCIPILPVSLSFSSAVPLSLLKKIKLVSKEGKEYPISPFTEKGTEFYEWVSFPGPFPENGEFEIRIPELVDDTNRSLSNQASFPLKFKTDEFPPLAKFSAKFGILESKAKPALPVTLRNLEANLPLKSVSLGTSGKSQKTMDILEIQKWFQILASREREQSVFQNSPANAGISSFSLPKPNGKKPMEVVGIPLETPGFYVVELASDILGNSLLEKKGKMYVSSAALVTNLSAHFKWGKDTSLVWVTNLDQGLPEPGVQIKILDCKGNLRGAGITGKDGSMLFGNLNFQDVPYCGYHELGSGLTVFVQKNDDISFTSSTWDKGIESWRYQLPNATTGHSKEIKSIVLDRTLFKKGETVHLKHVRRGFGNKGLIAADPKEYPTQVIVKHEGSGESYPLPLVWSFPGHAESEFKIPKNAKHGVYIVYYPYSNEDTSYGENVAQFRVEEFRLPVVKGNIQLSGDKQELVSPKESKVLFGLEYLSGGGAGNFPVKIRSQVVPSQYSPKEEYSAFSFSPESLKEGKWKTSGYEEEEVEETKPEVLSTSLKTDEKGFLQYTFGGLKPVPGYGSFQVEMEYADPSGEIQTVSRSFPVSPSEVHLGILPDGWMFTEDNVKLQLVALDTKDKAISSQKIKVTAYKREFYSNRKRLVGGFYAYEHYEEVTKLGEFCEGKTDSKGILICEGKSPSVGDIVFLAETKDQKGNPTSSGYSVWVSSKQEAWFDVSDHNRMDILPEKRSIDVGETIKVQIRSPFREATALVSLEREGVLDYFVTQVSGKDPLISIPIKKEYAPNVFVSVLLVRGRVGDPKPTGLVDLAKPGYRLGLTMLKVGSKPYTLSVSVSPDKKLYQVRETANVELEIKTADGKVPSESTEVTLAVVDEALLELSPNPTWNLLDTMMGTRPHSVGTSTAQSQIIGKRHFGLKAKPEGGGGGKQSTRSLFDTLVYWKGKAIVGKDGKLKFSFPLNDSLTSFRIVAVATSGAKEFGTGMSKIQTTQKIQSFSGIPPVVRLGDSLRHEVTLRSAGESKEQLRLRLSVTDLKNGTETKEDLETKSAILAPGETKVVFWDLIVPDTTKRKFSLEVSSPTGVVLDRLTVDQTVLPVDTERVYQAGLFLYESPIQETVRVPEGSQPNSGKMVWKASPTILTSLSGIQTYFQNYPYQCMEQRVSKAIGLKSEPIWNEVFADLNSFLDYDGLVKYFARMEHGSEILTAYILTSAQLTNKNIPEEALGKMILGLQGYLEGRVKGERYKFGADSVVRKIIVWEALTRYQTYEWEQVRPVFEGIEFLPTASLIDLSEILGRVNGGDSSVKSRLTSVLRSRLNIQGSELIIADSGFTNPWWILGSRDYTMAKLLLWAFSEPSYKKDMPRLIKAFVKMQKKGSYDTTLGNAYSILVFDRVSKLLESEKVSGGKLKIQSLKESLSLEPNGKQTVSQTIGTTPESVSVSYDGKGKPWVEWSVKSILPLKAPISSGYRLKRTWEPVQVAKPGVLSKGDTIRVTIEIQADSDKTWVVVEDPIPPGSLPLGRGFGRESIISQGSNTGDFSYYLSFEEKTLSQYRAYFEYLPKGTHTLEHSFRLNHTGTFQLPATRVEAMYSPETHAEWPNETVRISENKD; encoded by the coding sequence ATGTTCGTCCGGTTCCGGTATCCTGTCCTCCTTCTCCTTTCCTTATTTTTGGTTCGTTCTGATTTCACACAAAGCCAACCAGCCAGTATTGAATTTTTTACTCCGAATGGATTTGTCAAACAGCCCAAACAAGTGACCGTTCGTTTTACGAAACCCATGGTGGCCCTCGGTGACATCCGCCCCAAAGTAGATATTTTCCAAATCCAATGCCCACTCACCGGAACTAGCCGGTTTCTTGATTCTACAACTTGGGTTTATGAATTTGAAAAGGAAGTGCCTGGTGGTGTTGAGTGTTCCTTCCAATTGAAATCCGGAACTAAAACTTTGAGTGGGGAAACGGTACAAGGAGAAAGTTTATTTTCTTTTCATACTGGTGGGCCTTCTGTTGAGTATTCCTCACCTTACAACGGTTCTTTGATTACCGAAGATCAAATTTTCATTTTACATTTAGATGCAAAACCAGATTTAGCTTCTTTCCAAAAATACGTGTACTTTCGTTCGGAAGAATTAGGAAATAGGATTCCGATTGTTCTCGTTACTGGGTCGGAGAGAAAATCAATCCTTAGAGCAACAGAAAGTAGAGATTCAGAAGAAACCATTCTTTTGAAATCAAAACAAACCTTCCTTCCCGAAAGACAAATCCAACTAGTGCTTGGGAAAGGAACCAAATCTGTTTGGGGTGGTGAGATCCGAGAAGATGAAGTCATTCCTTTTACAGTAAGGCCTGTATTTTCAGCTCGGTTTAGTTGTGAGAGAGTGAATGCAAAAGCAGATTGTATTCCTATCCTTCCTGTTTCTCTTTCGTTTAGTTCAGCGGTTCCACTTTCTTTATTAAAGAAAATTAAACTAGTTTCCAAAGAAGGAAAGGAATATCCTATCTCCCCCTTTACGGAAAAAGGAACTGAATTTTATGAATGGGTTAGTTTCCCTGGCCCATTCCCTGAAAATGGTGAATTCGAAATCCGAATCCCTGAACTCGTAGATGATACAAACAGAAGTTTGTCGAACCAGGCTTCCTTTCCTTTAAAATTCAAAACAGATGAATTTCCGCCGCTCGCAAAGTTTAGTGCAAAATTTGGAATTTTGGAATCAAAAGCCAAACCTGCGTTACCTGTAACTCTTAGAAATTTAGAAGCAAACCTTCCTTTAAAATCTGTTTCCCTTGGCACAAGTGGTAAAAGCCAAAAAACAATGGATATTTTAGAAATCCAAAAATGGTTTCAAATACTTGCTTCTCGCGAAAGAGAACAATCTGTATTTCAAAATTCTCCGGCTAATGCTGGAATTTCTTCTTTTTCACTGCCGAAACCCAATGGGAAAAAACCAATGGAAGTGGTCGGGATTCCTTTGGAAACTCCTGGGTTTTATGTGGTAGAACTTGCCAGTGATATTCTTGGTAATAGTCTTCTCGAAAAAAAAGGGAAGATGTATGTCTCGAGTGCGGCTCTGGTGACAAATCTTTCTGCTCATTTTAAATGGGGAAAGGATACAAGTTTAGTTTGGGTGACAAACCTCGACCAAGGTCTCCCAGAGCCAGGAGTTCAAATCAAAATTTTGGACTGCAAAGGGAACTTACGCGGAGCCGGGATCACCGGAAAAGATGGAAGTATGTTGTTTGGAAATTTGAATTTCCAGGATGTACCTTATTGCGGTTATCATGAGTTAGGTTCTGGCCTTACTGTTTTTGTTCAAAAAAATGACGATATCAGTTTCACCTCCAGTACTTGGGATAAAGGCATTGAAAGTTGGCGTTACCAACTCCCCAATGCGACAACTGGCCACTCTAAGGAAATTAAATCCATTGTGCTCGACAGGACCTTGTTTAAAAAAGGAGAAACGGTTCACCTAAAACACGTTCGGCGTGGCTTTGGAAATAAGGGACTCATCGCAGCAGATCCCAAAGAATACCCAACACAAGTCATCGTAAAACATGAAGGTTCAGGTGAGTCCTATCCTTTACCCCTCGTTTGGTCTTTTCCTGGCCATGCAGAATCTGAATTTAAAATTCCAAAGAACGCAAAACATGGTGTTTATATCGTTTATTATCCTTACTCCAATGAGGATACAAGTTATGGGGAAAATGTCGCTCAGTTCAGAGTGGAAGAATTTCGACTTCCCGTAGTCAAAGGAAACATTCAGCTTTCTGGAGATAAACAAGAGTTAGTTTCTCCCAAAGAGTCCAAAGTTTTATTCGGTTTGGAATACCTTTCTGGTGGAGGGGCCGGAAATTTCCCTGTTAAAATTCGTTCTCAAGTTGTACCCAGTCAATATTCTCCAAAAGAAGAATATTCTGCATTTTCTTTTTCACCGGAATCTTTAAAGGAAGGAAAATGGAAAACCAGTGGGTATGAAGAAGAAGAGGTCGAGGAAACAAAACCAGAAGTTTTATCGACTTCTTTAAAAACCGACGAAAAAGGCTTTTTACAATATACCTTTGGCGGACTGAAGCCAGTTCCAGGGTATGGAAGTTTCCAAGTGGAAATGGAATATGCGGATCCTTCAGGAGAAATCCAAACTGTGTCCAGAAGTTTTCCTGTTTCTCCGTCCGAAGTACATTTGGGAATTTTACCGGATGGATGGATGTTTACGGAAGATAACGTAAAACTTCAATTAGTTGCTCTTGATACAAAAGACAAAGCGATCAGTTCACAAAAAATCAAAGTCACTGCCTATAAAAGAGAATTTTATTCTAATCGCAAACGACTTGTGGGTGGTTTTTATGCTTATGAACATTATGAAGAGGTGACAAAGCTCGGAGAGTTTTGTGAAGGCAAAACCGATTCGAAAGGAATTCTCATTTGTGAAGGAAAATCACCATCTGTCGGTGACATTGTATTTCTCGCAGAAACCAAAGACCAAAAAGGAAATCCGACCAGTTCCGGATACAGTGTTTGGGTCAGCTCCAAACAAGAAGCCTGGTTTGATGTTAGTGACCACAATCGTATGGACATCTTACCTGAAAAACGTTCTATTGATGTTGGAGAAACCATTAAGGTTCAAATTCGTTCTCCTTTTCGGGAAGCCACAGCTCTCGTAAGTTTAGAACGAGAAGGTGTGTTAGATTATTTTGTCACGCAGGTATCCGGAAAAGATCCTCTGATTTCCATTCCGATTAAAAAGGAATATGCACCCAATGTATTTGTCTCCGTTCTGCTTGTTCGAGGCCGAGTGGGAGATCCTAAACCAACAGGACTTGTGGACTTAGCAAAACCGGGATACCGACTTGGTCTTACGATGTTAAAAGTAGGATCCAAACCATACACTTTGTCCGTTTCTGTCAGCCCAGATAAAAAGTTATACCAAGTGAGAGAAACAGCGAATGTAGAGTTAGAAATCAAAACGGCAGATGGTAAGGTTCCCTCTGAATCTACGGAAGTCACTCTGGCTGTTGTGGATGAAGCTCTCCTTGAACTTTCTCCAAATCCTACTTGGAATCTTCTGGATACCATGATGGGAACAAGACCTCATTCTGTGGGGACTTCCACCGCTCAGTCGCAAATCATCGGAAAAAGACATTTTGGTCTGAAAGCAAAACCAGAGGGAGGGGGAGGTGGAAAACAATCCACTCGTTCTCTTTTTGATACCTTAGTTTATTGGAAGGGGAAGGCCATTGTGGGAAAAGATGGAAAACTAAAGTTTAGTTTTCCTCTCAATGATTCTTTGACCAGTTTTCGAATCGTAGCCGTTGCCACTTCTGGTGCAAAGGAATTTGGCACTGGGATGAGCAAAATCCAAACCACACAAAAAATCCAATCCTTCTCGGGGATTCCACCTGTGGTTCGGTTAGGAGATTCTCTTCGTCATGAAGTAACCCTTCGCAGTGCAGGCGAATCAAAAGAACAACTTCGTTTAAGGTTATCTGTTACGGATTTAAAAAATGGCACAGAAACAAAAGAAGATTTAGAAACGAAATCAGCGATCCTCGCTCCCGGAGAAACTAAGGTTGTGTTTTGGGATTTAATTGTTCCGGATACCACCAAACGAAAGTTTAGTTTAGAAGTTTCTTCACCGACTGGAGTTGTCCTTGATAGGTTAACTGTGGATCAAACAGTTTTGCCGGTAGATACAGAAAGAGTTTACCAAGCAGGACTATTTTTGTATGAATCTCCGATTCAGGAAACGGTGAGGGTTCCCGAAGGATCACAACCAAACTCTGGTAAAATGGTATGGAAGGCTTCTCCTACAATTCTCACTAGCCTTTCAGGAATTCAAACCTATTTCCAAAATTATCCTTACCAATGTATGGAACAGCGGGTTTCCAAAGCAATTGGCTTAAAATCAGAACCTATATGGAACGAAGTCTTCGCGGACTTAAATTCCTTTTTGGATTATGACGGGCTTGTGAAATACTTTGCCCGTATGGAACATGGCAGTGAAATTTTGACTGCTTATATCCTCACTTCAGCACAACTAACAAACAAAAATATTCCAGAAGAGGCCTTGGGTAAAATGATCCTTGGTTTACAAGGCTATTTAGAAGGACGGGTTAAGGGAGAAAGATACAAGTTTGGTGCAGATTCTGTGGTCCGAAAAATCATTGTTTGGGAAGCATTAACAAGATACCAAACTTATGAATGGGAACAAGTGCGTCCCGTATTTGAAGGAATTGAGTTTTTACCTACAGCTTCACTCATTGATCTTTCCGAAATTTTGGGTCGAGTGAATGGTGGAGATAGTTCTGTAAAGTCTCGTTTGACAAGTGTTTTACGTTCCCGTTTGAACATTCAGGGATCAGAACTTATAATAGCAGATTCTGGGTTTACCAACCCATGGTGGATTTTGGGAAGTCGAGACTATACAATGGCAAAACTTCTGCTTTGGGCTTTTTCCGAACCAAGTTATAAAAAAGATATGCCTCGTCTTATCAAAGCCTTTGTGAAGATGCAAAAAAAAGGAAGTTACGATACCACACTTGGAAACGCATATTCCATTTTAGTTTTTGATCGAGTGAGTAAACTTTTGGAATCGGAAAAAGTTTCCGGCGGAAAATTAAAAATCCAATCCTTAAAAGAAAGTTTAAGTCTTGAACCTAACGGAAAACAGACGGTTTCACAAACCATTGGCACAACACCGGAATCAGTATCCGTCAGTTATGATGGGAAGGGGAAACCTTGGGTGGAATGGTCAGTGAAGTCTATCCTTCCTCTAAAGGCTCCCATCTCGAGTGGGTACAGGTTGAAACGAACTTGGGAACCTGTCCAAGTAGCAAAACCAGGAGTCCTATCGAAGGGAGATACGATCCGAGTGACGATAGAAATCCAAGCAGATTCCGATAAAACTTGGGTGGTTGTGGAAGATCCGATTCCGCCGGGATCCTTACCTTTGGGTCGGGGATTTGGGCGTGAATCTATCATTTCGCAAGGATCAAATACGGGAGACTTTTCCTATTATTTAAGTTTTGAAGAAAAAACTTTGTCTCAGTACAGAGCGTATTTTGAATACCTGCCGAAAGGTACCCATACCTTGGAACATAGCTTCCGATTGAACCATACGGGAACGTTTCAATTGCCGGCCACTCGGGTCGAGGCTATGTATTCTCCCGAAACCCATGCGGAATGGCCGAATGAAACTGTGAGGATTTCGGAAAATAAGGACTAG